A genomic region of Magnolia sinica isolate HGM2019 chromosome 6, MsV1, whole genome shotgun sequence contains the following coding sequences:
- the LOC131248465 gene encoding hydroxymethylglutaryl-CoA synthase-like, with product MDSQKDVGILAMDIYFPPTCVQQEALEDHDGASKGKYTIGLGQDCMAFCTELEDVISMSLTVVTSLLEKYGIDPTQIGRLEVGSETVIDKSKSIKTWLMQIFEEFGNTDIEGVDSTNACYGGTAALFNCVNWVESSSWDGRYGLVVCTDSAVYAEGPARPTGGAAAIAMLIGPNAPIAFESKYRGTHMSHVYDFYKPNLASEYPVVDGKLSQTCYLMAVDSCYRRFCSKFEKFERKPFSILDADYFAFHSPYNKLVQKSFARLYFNDFLRDASSIEEDAREKLEPFSSLSGDESYQSRDLEKTSQQVAKCLYDVKVQPSTLLPKQVGNMYTASLYAAFVSILHRKHSTLGGQRVVMFSYGSGLSSTMFSFKLRDGQHPFSLSNIASIMNVSGKLESRHIFPPEKFVETMKLMEHRYGSKDFVTSNTDTSILSPGTFYLTEVDSMYRRYYAKKAGDTTASVGAVSYQNGSLPNGH from the exons ATGGATTCCCAGAAGGACGTCGGGATTCTCGCCATGGATATCTACTTCCCTCCTACATGCGTTCAACAG GAAGCTCTGGAGGATCATGATGGTGCAAGTAAAGGGAAATACACTATTGGACTTGGGCAAGATTGCATGGCCTTTTGTACGGAGTTGGAAGATGTCATTTCCATGAG CTTGACAGTTGTTACTTCCCTTCTTGAGAAATATGGGATTGACCCAACACAAATTGGTCGCCTGGAAGTGGGCAGTGAGACTGTGATAGACAAGAGCAAATCCATAAAGACTTGGCTGATGCAAATCTTTGAG GAATTCGGGAATACGGACATCGAAGGAGTTGATTCAACAAATGCATGCTATGGTGGAACTGCAGCTTTATTCAACTGTGTAAATTGGGTGGAGAGTAGCTCTTGGGATGGACGCTATGGACTTGTTGTTTGCACCGACAGTGCG GTCTATGCTGAAGGGCCAGCCCGGCCCACCGGAGGAGCAGCTGCCATTGCAATGCTGATTGGACCAAATGCCCCAATAGCATTTGAAAGCAAATATAGAGGGACTCACATGTCTCATGTTTATGACTTTTACAAGCCCAATCTTGCCAGCGAATACCCG GTTGTTGATGGGAAGCTTTCACAGACTTGCTATCTCATGGCGGTTGATTCTTGTTACAGACGTTTTTGTAGCAA GTTTGAAAAATTTGAGAGGAAGCCATTTTCAATTTTGGATGCAGATTATTTTGCATTTCATTCTCCGTACAACAAG CTTGTGCAGAAAAGCTTTGCCCGGCTTTACTTCAATGACTTCTTGAGGGATGCCAG CTCTATTGAGGAGGATGCGAGAGAAAAACTGGAGCCGTTTTCAAGCTTGTCTGGTGATGAAAGCTACCAAAGCCGTGATCTTGAAAAG ACATCCCAGCAAGTTGCGAAGTGTCTGTACGATGTGAAGGTCCAGCCATCAACTTTGTTACCAAAACAAGTTGGAAACATGTACACTGCATCTCTTTATGCTGCGTTTGTGTCCATTCTTCATAGAAAGCATAGCACTCTG GGTGGTCAACGGGTTGTAATGTTCTCATATGGAAGTGGTCTATCTTCCACAATGTTCTCATTCAAACTCCGGGATGGTCAACATCCCTTCAGCTTATCAAACATTGCCAGCATAATGAATGTTTCTGGGAAACTCGAGTCAAGACATATC TTTCCACCTGAGAAGTTTGTCGAAACCATGAAGCTGATGGAGCATCGGTATGGAAGCAAGGATTTTGTGACCAGCAACACCGACACAAGCATACTGTCCCCAGGCACATTCTACCTTACTGAGGTTGACTCCATGTACCGACGTTACTATGCCAAGAAGGCTGGGGACACCACTGCAAGTGTTGGAGCTGTCAGCTATCAGAATGGTTCGCTGCCCAATGGCCActga